Within Anolis sagrei isolate rAnoSag1 chromosome 3, rAnoSag1.mat, whole genome shotgun sequence, the genomic segment aggatgagaaccactgccttataggtACCTTTGCATTCAGTTATATATTTCTCACTTTGTCTGGATGTTTAGAATTTAATGTTTGTAATATTTCATCAGGGGTCTGTTATACAGCCCAAAACAGAGTAGATTTGTCAGCTCAGTTGTTTATTGGTGATTCAACACATTGGTAAATCACATTGACGGGATGGATCTACTCTGCGTGGAACTGGCCACAGAATTCAGACCATCTTGACAGTCTAATTGTTTACTGCCtcacttgttgtttaatatggtTATTGCAGTGCACtagatgttttattgtttactaaAAAGGTGTACCTCCAATTAGACAAAAGTGAACACTTACATTGCACACTTACGTTGAATTCTGCATACCTGAAAATTTCATGTGATGTAGTTAGATTAAGGAGGCTATATTGTTGTATGCAAGGGCCTAAGTATCTCAAGGCATCAGATTCTTTCTGATCTTGAAAGTTAAGCAGGATCATATCTGGTTAGTATTTGATACGagtctgccaatgaataccaggtgctgtagcctgtgttttagaggaaggaattaacaaaactacctctgagtattccataGCTAAGAAAATCCtacgaaattcatggggttgccataagccgACAGGTGCATTGACAGAATTATAGCTGTGCAGAACATTACCCATTAACAATGAAGAGATGACTGTTGAAGCCATGATAAAGCTTTTGGTTTTAATTCCTCTTTATGACTGCAAAAAACAGAGCAGACATTAAGGACCTGGCAGGCCACAGTTCATGACTGTGCGCTGCATTCAATGCCATGGGCCCCGTGATGTGCTAGCCTGCTAATTAGTGTTGAATTTAGCTCAGAACAGTTATACTGCCTGACAACAACGATCTCTTCCTGGCTGTTCTCACTGCCGTGCCCTAACCACCTCACCTCTACCCAGACCAGCATGGCTCTTTCTGCCCCACTGTCAAAAAAGAAGCCAGGAATAAGTATCTAGGAAATCTGATGGAATGATATCAGTGGATCAGAAGAAAAAAACTCATgatttattaatgtattgttttctgAGGGATAACTTAGGCAGAGAACTATTTTCATCCCAACCCATCTCTGTTAACTTCCAACAGTGAACTTTTCCTCAGCTGTTATTTCTTACTTGTTTTTGTCTGAGCTTTGTAATTTAGGGCAAGTTACTGCTGAATAATCCCTTCAGTAATGAGGAGCCCAGGAGAGACTGTTTTAAGGATATTCAATTTTGCTTCATGCCTAATTAACAACAGTGGATATACAATATAAACTCTCAGGACAGTAACTAAAGTGCAAAGTGGCTGCAGGAAATGCTTTTAAGATTTACACTCTAAGCAGTCAATAACAGTTCAgtgttgattttctttttctcaacAGCAAGGTGTTCTGCTCCTGTCAGTTATACTGCTGGCAACATAATTGTATGCTGTTCCTCCATTCTTTCCATGCTTCACATTTCTCTAGATGGCACATAATTTTCCTGTCTCGTTCTAGAACCCAAATGTTCGTTTTGTTTAGATGTAAGATAAACGTAGGTTTTGCTGATGATTTTTCCCCatgattttctttgttttctaataattttattacatttccattccaTTTCATTACAAAATATAATTTCTATAATTCATATTTCACCTCATTTCCCCTGTTGTGCTCCCCATCTTTTCTTTGTGCTCCCACCAGAACTTCATTTTTTCTGATGAGGGTTgcttcccatcttcttttctcAATGTTTCTTCAACCATTTTTTTCCATCTCCtttcaaaatcaatattttttcttAGGCCTTTTTTATCTTTAAATTGcatgttaatttatcatttattgctaattttcatattttcttataCCATTCCGCTATCTTAATTTCTACTCCTCTTTTTTGTTAATAGCAGCAAGGCTATTAATAGCAAAAATAGGTACCAGAACTTGTAACCAAAAGTTGGTAATGTCTGCAATAAATCAACAGTTCACTACAATGACTCATAGCACCTGTCAGActccatattttttatttctttttgtctttttgtcttttttccttcctatagtgctcaaaaataattttttggaCTAAAGCACCCAGAATTCCCCATCCTTCACCATCAGTAGCATTCTAGCAAGTCGATAGTGTGGACTGTAATCCAGAAAAATAATTCCAATGTCTATTTTTCTGAAGTCCAAGCAGCTTTGTTACAATTTATTTCACCTTGCATTGCAAACTCAACTAGATTAACTAGTTCATTATTTTGTTAAGTACTGATTTCTTAATTTCTTAATCTTGTCATAAATTGCTTGCATTATAACGGTATCATATGATGATTGTAGATTGGGATCACAGTCCCGATACTGGCTTCCTAGCCCCATAGCTGTATTTCTTGAGATTTGTATAATTGTTTGAAGTGAAAAGCCCTACAAGAGGCTTGAGTTGTGGTATTTGAGTTAACTAACTTTGCATGTCTAAGGCATTGCATGTGATTGTCATTATCAATACCTAAATCCTTGTAACAAGATGCGAAAGCACCTTGCTATCAGAAGTACAAACAGTCCTTTGTAAATatgaccttttttaaaaaaataacccagCTTTGTGAAGTTTACTCAATTTTATTGTGAGCTGATACTAAATTAGTTGATTTCACTGTGTTTAACTGTGCCTGGATTATACTTAACAAACACATACAAAATTTCTCCAAGTAAACACCCATCTATCTAAAAACAAATCACATTTCTGCATAGGTATTCCTTAGCCAATTAGGAAGGTTGGCAAAATTGCATGTTACAAAATAGTAAGACAATTTACTCTTTTCTTGTGCTTTCAACTCCGCAACAGTAGTAGAAGCATAATGCATATTATATCAAGTCTTGCCTGTTAGTGTTGATCAAActacttatttatttttgcaattaTTTCTAAAAGACTTCTGCTTGGGGAAGATTAACAGACTCCCCTGAGCACTTACTGCTTAGTTTTCTACAAGAAATTCTGTTCTTAATTAAAAgttgttttcttccttttgctgTCTATTTTCCGTGGTGCCTTGCACTTGGATTTTTCAGTCTGCTTTATAATAGCCTCCCAATATTTAAAAAGCTTCAGGGCACTCCAAgtgtgttgtttgttgttgttgttagggtttttttttaatgcataaCCTTTGTGAGTCACTGTGTTGACATACATAGGTACATGTAATTCTTGCTAGCATGCTGTGCACACAGTCATCTCCACCCACATTAAAGTGATGTGCAAAATTAAATCATAGAATTGACTTGGTTGCATTAAAATCAAGTAATTCAGAGCAGTGTGCAGATAGTGAGATCTGGACTGCGGATAGCAAAACCTGATACTCATTTTATGAGATCCGATAAGCAGATAATGAGACCAGGTAGCGAGCCACTGAGAGTCTGTGTCTGGCGGGAATAGAAGCTAAATCCCAATGTTCCTGAATCATATAAATCTCACCAGATAAAGAAGAAGCTACTACTGAGGAATTTATTCAATTCCTACTCTCCAATGACtgacagagggccaggtgaccaGTGGAACAAAAGGAGACATGGTTTTATGAATGGATTACTATGTCTCAACCCGAGACAAACAAAGAGGGCCTCTCAGGTCCCATGGATTCTATTGTTTGTGTAATGGTCCTGTGATCCTCAATGAGTCTAATGCCCATGGCACTAGTGTCCATTATGTTCCATTTTGGTATATTGTCCAGGGTGATGGGATTAGATGGTTCATCCTTGGGAAAGGGGTATAGCAGTCATGAAGAACAGTAGCAGAGCTTCCCCCAAATTCTAGGGAAGATGACTGGGTAATTGTGAGTCCTTTGTCCATGTGACTGCCACAAAAgaaggttggcccaattcagGGTCCGATAATCCCTTGCCCAGCCAGTTTTATTGATCCTGGAGATGCTGGTTGTTTGAGTCCATTGTTGGAGTGATGACTAAGAGGACCCAAGAGGAAATCTGAGTCACTGAGTGTTGGTGAAAGATTACCAATGTGGCTTCATACCCCATAGCGTTatatataaaactataattttttttcaaaatatttatttcggtcattgaccagcacaggaaatagtgtcacatttccagacaaacctggcatgtttggtacattaaaaatataaatataactactaaaaacacaatatgggtgaggggctatatatatatatatacacacacacacacacacaagagtctCAGTATCCACTGCCCAGCGGATCTTGGGGGCAGCAATTGCCCAGGACTTTGAGTTTGGGATTAACCCAGAGGTTGGGGACGCATGCAAGGGGCTTCATAGGGAagtgaaaagggaaggaaaaagtggGTTTGTTTAGGATTAGGGAGGTAGGGAAAATCAGCTGGGGATGATTGGGTCATAGGGGCAGAAGCTGACTGCGGTGGTGAAGAGAGTAAGAAGAGCAAGTCAAGAAACATACAGAGAAGCAAGCATAAGTTAACAAGATATGCTTTTTTATTGGGGGATAGTTTTACAGTGGAAGACCACAGTTGTGCAGGCCACCCAGCCAATAGTGCAAacctattaattattattattattattattattattattattactccttaCTGCgcctcctcatggctcgaggtgggttgcCACATAGCCAAACACCTGATGATGCCATATATTTGAATCTGAGCTTTTAAAAGCTAAACTTTTTGTTTTAACTGCCCGCCTATCCAATAAAGtgactttttttctgaaaaggtgccctgaaaatattttaaatattgaattatTCAATTAATTAATATACACTCTTTTTCCAGTGTGGGAGTCAATGAGACATGTGAGCAGAAAGAGATGACTGGAAGCTGCTTACAACTTAGCATGTTATGATCATTCGTAGCCTCTGGCTATCGGGCAGTTGGAGACCAGTTTTTCCATACTCTTTTGCATCCTCGGGAAGAGATTGAGTGTAAATGCTcatgtttgtttttattgtacaGCTGGAGGCTACAGATGACTGCATCATCTTCACAGAGATCCATCACATGATATACATTTCTTATTTAGCCCTGACAGCTTTACAAATTGTACTATTTGCTTCATTGTACTATATCAAGTTAACCATACATTCAAGGGACTGCAGTTTTTTCAACTCTTGGATGCAAGACATTCTTAATAAAGTAGAATTGAAACCTTTAAAATTTTATGTTTCTTTTGGAAAGTCCAAGCAATCATGGAATTAAAACGGTCATCGAATAAAATTCTGCCAAGGTTAAACAATACATGTGCAGACTTTAAAATGTCGATTTTGAggaagactggcttttttctaaatATGAGAGCCAGGGTGATGTAAtggtctgagcattggactaggactctggagaccaggatctgGATCCCCGTTCAGCCAGGAAACTCACCCAGTGACCTTGTCAGCTCatactttcagcctcagaggatgacaAATACTGCCCTAGAGTCCATAGCAACCAGCAATCTTGGGTCTATGTAAATAGTTGGGGCAGTTCTGAAACAGAACCGGTAGTGACTGTTTACATGGCCATCCTGTGTTCCCTTGGGTCAAGCTTTCCGGAGATACAGGATGGCATTCACCATCCCCTCCCATTCTCCCTGTTGCGTCAGCAAGCGGATGTGACATGAGTCTTGCCAGTCGCTCATCACCTGAAGTGGTGTCAGCAGGAGTAACATGGTAATTAGAAAAGAAGGGGCGATtccaccctttcccctcccttgtTGGTCTTGCGTGACAAGTGACCATGTTTCACCCACTGTCTGCCATGACAGGAATGGGAGGGAACAGTAAAGGTAGCTGTCCAATGGCAACAAACCAGCAAGTGGGAGGGTAACTGTGTAATCTATCCTAGGGCTAATTAATTGTATAACACACCCGATCGGACCCAGGGTTAGTGTAGATTCAAAagacaaactccctctgaacaaatcttgtcagaaAACCAGTaaaaggttcaccttagggtcacttgtaaatcagaaattacttgaaggcacaagaGAACAATGGAGTCTGGAAGGGTTTTCAACCTAAGGATTTCATTGGCTCCAAGAAAGCCGGTTGCAGATCGCACAGGGGATAGAGTCGACTCTCCCTCTCTTATTCTTCTCCTGAtcccacatgcacacacatttccTCATTTTTTCCCCACTGGGAAAATGAGAAGTTAGAGGGGATTCCCACCAAGATGTTCTGAGACTTTGAGAAAACAGCTCCTGTTACAGCCAGATTGTCTTCTCTTCTGATAGGAAAGGCAAGGAATAAATTGAGCATTAGGAAGCATAATAGTAAATTAAGCCATCTTATTTCTCTCCTCAGCCTTCTCCCATGAACAAGGATGTGGAAACACATCCTTGTTCATGGGAGAAGGCTGAGGAGAGAAATAAGATGGGCTGTACTTGGCCCATGAGTTTTCCCCATTCTAGTGAGACATAGAGCACAATTAGACATGTTTTACAATGCAATTACAGCCACCATGTGATGGTGAATTGAATTGGGGTTGGGCAGACTGTTGTGTACTCCtcttctgaggaggaggaggtagaacagGAGGCTGAACATGTAGGAGTTGGGGATTTGTGGACAAgtgttgaggaggaggagggggcaaagAAAACATACTGCTGGTTCCTATGTTTCAGGAATGCCAaagggtgaaagaagaaaggagaaagtcagCTAGAATTGCTGGAAGGACACTGAGCAATCAGACCTTGCCCAAGGAACACTTATGCTGAGAGCTGAGGACTATAAATCAGCAGTAAAGCAAGTGGTCAATGCTGGCAGCAACCATTCTACTTAGTGCTTCAGTTTTCCAGTTTCCTTGCTTGCAGCTCCAGCTTTGCAGTGCCTTGCAACGACTTTTTGCCAAAGACTTGTTTCATGTCAGATGTAAggcctttgctttgcttttgggattttactTCTGTTTCTTTGCTGCTATTGGTTACATTATTGTCATATTGTTGAAGTAAAgcttttttagttgctttaaCCCTTGTTGTAAGGTTGTTTCTGGGGCAAAGTGGGACACAGACACCTTAGTCCTTGTGCCATTTTCTTGATGTTCCCAACATTTCCATTTCTCACAGGTTACATAGGAGTACTAGGAACAGTTTTACTGGAAGAAATAGTGCAGAAAATTAATCCTTTCTCCTCCTGTGTTGCAGTCTTGATCAAATCAAGTGAGGGGCATGATTGCCTTGCTTTCTTTAATAAATGAAAAACCCAGTTACAGATATCCTAGTCAATGGTACATGTGAAAACAAAACCTTGTGATCAAAATGCCTTGATTTGTTTCTGATCCAAATCTACTGTGGAAGCTGGTAAACAGTGTACTCCCATACCCTAATTAATACATTTTCTTACATTTTTCAGGAACTTCTACTATATCACAATGCTGAGGGACCCTGTGTCACGCTACTTGAGTGAATGGAAACATGTCCAGAGAGGAGCAACGTGGAAGACCTCCCTCCACATGTGCGACGGGCGAAGCCCTACACCAGAAGAGCTGCCTATGTGTTACTTGGGAGATGACTGGTCTGGGGTGAGCTTACAAGAGTTCATGAGCTGCAGCCACAACCTGGCTAACAATCGTCAGGTGCGCATGCTAGCAGACCTCAGCCTAGTTGGATGTTACAACTTGACCTTTATGAATGAAAGTGAAAGAAACACTATCCTCCTGCAAAGCGCCAAAAACAACCTGAAAAACATGGCGTTCTTTGGACTTACCGAATTTCAGAGAAAAGCTCAATATCTTTTTGAGAGGACTTTCAATCTGGAGTTCATTTCCCCTTTCACTCAGTACAATATTACACGGGCCTCCAATGTGGATATCAGTGACTCAGTGCGAAAACGCATTGAAGAGCTGAACTTCCTGGATATGCAGCTGTATGAATATGCTAAAGACCTATTTCTGCAGCGCTTCCAGTATGCCAAACTAGAAGAGCATGAACAAAACCGTCAGAAGCGACGGGAAGAGCGAAAAAGTTTGCATGAACAGAAACTCCATGAATGGCAAAAGGAGGAAGAAGCAAAAGTAGTAGCTGTTACTGAGGATTATAACAGTCAGGTGGAACGGTGGTGAATTGCTCCCCTCTGTGTGCAGCTACACAGACACACCCTTTTGTACACAGAGAGACTAACAGCATTGGACTTAATTATTCAGTGGTGAATTACTATGCGGACCTCCTGTTTGTTTTGATACATTGAGACAGAGTCATTCAGCTATCCTCACTATTTATGTATCTATAAATCTTGTCATTTAACAAAAATGTATGTTACGTTTTGCAGTGCACCCCAATCCGCATGATTGAGTTGGCTGTTGAGTAGCTCTTTCTTGAAAACAAGCCACATGCAAAGGCAGTACCTTCCATGTTTTTGGTGTTTCAAAATTTTTCCTTGGACTgatgaaaagtttaaaagttTGACATCATGCTTCAGTGTGAGTTCACCTTGTATGCATAAATGTTCAAGGGGTGATCCTATTGTTCTTTGTGTTATGTAAGTTCAGAATGAATGTAACAGAACAAGGAATGCTACCCTTCAATTATTTACAGGCAGAGTTTTaggcattgtgtgtgtgtttgtgtgtgtggagcgactagagaaactgcaagtcacttctggtgtgagagaattggctgtctgcaaggatgttgcccaggggatgcccagatgttttactatcctgtgggaggcttctctcaagttggagctgacagacagaagctcaccccactccccggattcaaactgctgaccttttagtcagcagtcctgctggcacaagggtttaacccattgggccaccgggggctccaagagtTTTAGGTGACAAAAGAATTCTTGAATCTAAATATATTTAGGGGGCGTATAATCAAACAGATTAATCTGAAGGAGCCTTGAAGTTTATCTTAATTCTCTTGATGCTTTTTGTGAAACCAAACCATACAGACTAACACAGTGACTAGCCAAAAAGAAGTCCTGTATGTAACGTGAGGGTTTTGAAAGCACAAAATGCCGATAGATTggcttgtttttcctcaatggtaGTTTCCTTGAGATTATCCTGTCATGGTGGAGATGTATCCTAAAAGAGTCGGCAAGAGGATATAGTAGGAAAGTGTTGAACTGCAAGGCTCTGTCTAGAGTTCTGTGGTGAAGGTAAGTTATGCTATGACATACaactttcttctttaaatgtCTAACTATGGATAGTTCAAAAGAGCTTTGTGGCTACAGGCTTCATGTTCATGATTCTTTATACAACCCCATTATCTTTAGTTCTTTCACAGAGATTCTTCAACTCAACAAGATGTGAAatctctagttcagtggttcttagcctgtgggtgcccagatgttttgatcttcaattTCTAgtaatcctaacagccggtaaactggttgtgtttctaggagttgtaggtcaaaacacctgaggacccaccgtttgagaaccactgctctagctcaTCAGGTTTTACATAGATGTCAGATGAAAATATTGATTTCACTAGTAAGATGCTGATTTTAGGGCAAAGCTATAATAAACATGGATAGTAGACCCCAAGACATTAACGttgaaaacaaaaataagatTCTGCTGTCTTGCTGATTTACTGCTTAAACACAGAGGGATTTCAGAATGCCTCACTTTTGAATTCAGTCCTTTCACATGTTCGATGTTATTCTAGTTGATATTTAAGTATgttttcctctcttctccttaAACTTCCTGCGTGCTGCTACAActtcttgttttcctttcctttaacAATGTCTTCTGGCACAATACTGTACTATGTAAAGCTTTATTTGAAAAGCAGTTTGAAAATCAACCATGCTTTCCGTTTTCAAATTCAAGTTGTCATGTTTGACTGGCTTTCCATATGTCTGCTATAATCTGATGAGAAACGGGGCAACTGAGACTGGCAACTTCTCCCTCTGGCTGaggaatatatataatatgaccTTCCCCATGTTCTTGAGACCACACTCTTCCTcagtcctagccagcatagctGTGCAGGGGATGATAGGAGTTGTGATgcagaaacatctggagagccatgcaTTCCTCTTCCATGAGCAGCATTTTAAGACAAACTTCTTTCCTCCCCGTTTTTCTGAAGTGCGGGTGTATGTAgtctaattttaaaacatttttttcttaaattgcAAATATTCTTTTCCATTTGATGTATATAGAATGTGGCTCTTTCGGCTAACAGTATTTACTTCTGGTTGTCTTCCGTATTTGAGAACCTGGTCAACTCTTTGTTGCCATTTGTGGCAGCAAAGAAGAGTAATAAGAAGGCAACGAGTATGAAAACAGATACCGTATATAATTGTATATGAGTTTTTAATAATTGCAACAAGAAATCATTACCAagaaaacctgggtcaacttatacatgggtCCTTGCTGGAATAAGGATCCAATGCAAAGGCAAGAGGCAGAGGAAAAATGTGCCCCCACCCATTCCTCCTCCCTTGCAATGCAATTTACACCTGTTAAATAAGCAGGCCCTCTCAATCTGGATCTGTGATTATCTATAACccaaaatctgatcccagattatcggctttgaactggcttatatgaatctatactgccagataatctgggatcaggtcttgggatataggacagtatagatccagcctcactCTCTCAGGTCTTTGTAGCCTAAGagcagtgtggaagaggcccgAGGAATCAGAAAGAATGCAGTGATTCACTTGTGCAGACAAATATTCAGAATATGCTCATATTTCTAAGAATTCCCCCATCGTAATTCATTGACTAGTCTTTGTAAACTAAGCATTCATTGCTGCATTTGTGATGGATCTGTATCTGTTCCTCATTTTTAACCATAAATACAAAAAGCACAAAAAGACTGATGGAGTGACAATGTTAGTGAAGATAGAAAAAATGGAAGCTGTAGAAGAGTAACTTAAATTAAGGAAACTGtcagatttttttgtgtgtgtcaggagcaacttgaggaactgcaagtcacttctggtgtgagagaactggccatatgcaaggacattgcccaaggggcgcccggatgttttgatgtgttaccatccttgtgggaggcttcttttgtgtttccacatgggaagctgaagctgac encodes:
- the HS6ST3 gene encoding heparan-sulfate 6-O-sulfotransferase 3, which produces MEERLGRWLLVPLLGALLFLLLLLLLLPSEAPPPGPPGCAGGATSRGKAAAAAGERSRPLSPALRFDMRGRDVIVFLHIQKTGGTTFGRHLVRNIRLEQPCHCRPGQKRCLCRRPGAAAGEGGGGGRDATGEGEGEAAGADKGDTWLFSRFSTGWSCGLHADWTELTSCVPAAMQRRRGAGGGGCPDDGARRNFYYITMLRDPVSRYLSEWKHVQRGATWKTSLHMCDGRSPTPEELPMCYLGDDWSGVSLQEFMSCSHNLANNRQVRMLADLSLVGCYNLTFMNESERNTILLQSAKNNLKNMAFFGLTEFQRKAQYLFERTFNLEFISPFTQYNITRASNVDISDSVRKRIEELNFLDMQLYEYAKDLFLQRFQYAKLEEHEQNRQKRREERKSLHEQKLHEWQKEEEAKVVAVTEDYNSQVERW